AGAAGGCGGAGGATGACCTTGAAGCGCGACGCATCTATGACAACGGAGAGGGCAAAGGAAATGTCGTCACGGTGATCCTGAACAGCCTGCAGGCGAAGAGCCCACGGGAGGAACAGCATTCCCAGCGGGTCGGCGACGGGAGCGCCGCGTTGGCCCGTGCCGCCGGTCTCAGCCCCCGGCTGGTCTCCCAGATGCGCGTCGCGGGATTGCTCCATGACATTGGGAAGATCGGGGTGGATGAGCAGATACTGAACAAACCGGGCAAGCTGGATGTCCAGGAACGGGAAGCGGTAAAACGGCATTCCGAAATTGGTTCACGGATCCTTTCTTCCTGTGTCCAGACAGCCCCGTTGGCAAGTTGGGTACTTGCCCATCATGAACGGTATGATGGATGCGGGTACCCCAGAGGTCTGAAAGGAACGGACATTCCGTTGTGTTCCCGGATCCTCGCCGTGGTGGATACCTGGGACGCCATGGTCAGTGACCGCCCGTACCGCAAAGCGCTCACCCCGGACCAGGCGGCAGCGGAGATTCAGAGAGTCAGCGGAACCCAGTTGGATCCCGACCTTGCGCGGCTGTTCATCACCCGCGTGCTGCATCGTCCCTGGGCAGCCTGATCCAAACAAAAACGACCGGGGATTGCCCGGTCGTCGACGTACCAGAAAAAAACGGTTATTCTTCTTCGTCCGTCTTCATGTGTTTCTTTCCTTCCTCGATCACCTCATCGGCGAGTTTGCCGGTCAGTTTCTCGTAGTGGTCGAACTCCATGTCGAACGAACCGGTCCCGCTGGTCATGCTCTTCAGATCCACCACGTAGTTCAGCACTTCGGACTGGGGGACCAACGCCTTGACCACCTGCAGTGAGCCTGCTTCCTCCTGTCCGAGCACACGTCCCCGTTTGGAGGAGAGGTCGGAAAGGATCGCTCCAAGGTATTCGTTGTCCACGTAGATCTGGATGCTCATGATCGGCTCGAGCAACACGCATCCCGCTTTGGCCAGCGCCGCCTTCATCGCGCCTTTTCCGGCGAGTTTGAACGCCATGTCGCTGGAGTCGACGGGATGTTCCTTGCCGTCGATCAGGGTGATGGCGATGTCCACCATCGGGTAGCCGGCCAGGAACCCTTCGGCCATCTGCTCATGCAGTCCTTTCTCGATGCCGGGAATATACCCTTTGCTGATCGCCCCCCCCTTGATGGCGTTGGTGAACACGTACTGCGCGCCCCGTTCGGACGGTTCGATCTGCAGGACCACCTTGGCGTACTGGCCGTGACCGCCGGTCTGTTTCTTGTGGGTGTATTCGGCAAGCCCGCTCGGCTTGGTGATCGTCTCGCGGTACGCAACCCGGGGAAGCTTGGTGTGGATGGTGATCTTCTGTTTGTCCCGGATCTTGTCCAGGATCATGTTTAGGTGCAGTTCCCCGAGACCCGCCACATAGCTTTCCTTGGTTTCTTCGTCGAACCCGGTCTTGAAGGTAAGGTCTTCCTCAGCGACACGGTACAACGCCTCGTTCATCTTCACTTCGCTCTTCTTGTCATCCGTACTGATGGCAAGCTTGTACACCGGAGAGGGGAGTTGCAACGGTTGGAACGTGTACGTCGCGTTGGAATCCTCAAGGAGCGAACTGTTCGTCATGATCGCATCCGCCTTGGCGATGATGCCGATGTCCCCTGCGGGAAGCGCGTCCGTCTCCACCAGCTTGCGGCCGACCATCCGGTAGACCTTCATCGGTTTCTCCTTCTTGCCGCTGGGGCGTACCACCATCTCGGTGTTTCCGGTAAGCGTACCGGTGACCACCTTGACGAACGAGAGCCTGCCGTTGAACTGGTCCAGCGTCGTCTTGAAGCAGTAGCCGCTGAAAGCTCCGTCCGGCGTGATGGCCAGGTCGTGATGCTGTCCATGAGCGTCCAGGATCCATTCCTTTCTCCCCAGCGGGGAGGGGAAGTTGTTCTTGATGAAGTTCAGGAGTGTACCCACACCCAGTCCCAGGCTTGCCTGTCCGCAGAAAACCGGGACGACACGGTTGTTGGCGAACCCTTCCCTGAGTCCACGGCGGATGTCATCCGCTTCCAGCGTGCCTTTGTCAAAGTATTTTTCGATCAGGTCATCGGCGCCTTCGGCGGCGGACTCCACCAATTGGGCGTGGAACTGGTCGTACAGGTCCTGGTATTCCGCCGGCACTTCACTGGAGGCCAGTTTTCCTTTGTCATCCAGGAAATAGGCTTTGTCTTCGATCAGATTGATCACGCCGCGGAAATCCTTTCCGCTTCCCACCGGGATGCTCAACGGGACGAAAGAGAGTTTGAACCGCTCCTTCAGCTCGTCGATGATCTTGGTATAATCAGCGCGTTCCTTGTCCATCTTGTTGATGAACACGGCGCGTGGTTTGTTTCTGTTGTCAAGGTGACGCCACAGTTTCAGCGTCTCGATCTGGATGCCATCAACAGCATCGATCAGCATCAACGCCGTTTCGCAGGAACGGAAGCCGCAGATGGCCTCTCCGATGAATCCCGCGGTTCCCGGCGTGTCCAGGATATTCAACGTCTTCCCGTTCCAGGGAAAAGAGCAGAGGGACGTATGAACGGAAATCTTCTTGGCGATCTCCTCCTCAGTGAAATCACTCACTGTCTTGCCATTCTCGATCGTTCCGTAGGACGGGATGACACCCGCCTGGAACAGCATCTGCTCGACCAACGTGGTTTTACCGGTGCCGTTGTGCCCGACGATCGCCACATTCCGGACATCCGAACTCACAACGCTCATATCTCCTCCTTTGTTGGGCTTTGGGACCCAATAAATTCATCGTACGACCCGATTGTGCATCTGTCAAAATAAATCGTGCCGGGAGGAGAAATGGGAAAAAAGCTATTTCTTCGTGGTCTGCTGGTAGTGGCTGAACTCCATGGTGAAGCTTCCTCTGCCCTGGGTGGCGGAGCGAAGGATGGTGGTGTATCCGAACATCTGGGTCATCGGCGCCTCGGCGTTGATCACGTCCCCGGTGGGATGGCTCTCCATGCTGGAGACAATGCCGCCCCTGCTGGTCAGGGAGGAGATCACTTCTCCGACATACGGGGTAGGAACGACGCAAACCACCTTCATCACCGGCTCCATCAATACCGGACCTGCCTGGGACGCCACCTTGTCGAAGCACATCGCCGCGGCGGATTCCATCGCCACGGCGGTGGAGGTCAGTTCGTTGTACTGGATGTCCGTCACTTCGGCGATGATGTCCGTACAGGCGTAGCCGTAACGGATTCCGCCTTTCATGGCGTTTTCCACACCGGTTTGGATGGCGTTGTACA
This DNA window, taken from Sphaerochaeta sp., encodes the following:
- a CDS encoding elongation factor G, producing MSVVSSDVRNVAIVGHNGTGKTTLVEQMLFQAGVIPSYGTIENGKTVSDFTEEEIAKKISVHTSLCSFPWNGKTLNILDTPGTAGFIGEAICGFRSCETALMLIDAVDGIQIETLKLWRHLDNRNKPRAVFINKMDKERADYTKIIDELKERFKLSFVPLSIPVGSGKDFRGVINLIEDKAYFLDDKGKLASSEVPAEYQDLYDQFHAQLVESAAEGADDLIEKYFDKGTLEADDIRRGLREGFANNRVVPVFCGQASLGLGVGTLLNFIKNNFPSPLGRKEWILDAHGQHHDLAITPDGAFSGYCFKTTLDQFNGRLSFVKVVTGTLTGNTEMVVRPSGKKEKPMKVYRMVGRKLVETDALPAGDIGIIAKADAIMTNSSLLEDSNATYTFQPLQLPSPVYKLAISTDDKKSEVKMNEALYRVAEEDLTFKTGFDEETKESYVAGLGELHLNMILDKIRDKQKITIHTKLPRVAYRETITKPSGLAEYTHKKQTGGHGQYAKVVLQIEPSERGAQYVFTNAIKGGAISKGYIPGIEKGLHEQMAEGFLAGYPMVDIAITLIDGKEHPVDSSDMAFKLAGKGAMKAALAKAGCVLLEPIMSIQIYVDNEYLGAILSDLSSKRGRVLGQEEAGSLQVVKALVPQSEVLNYVVDLKSMTSGTGSFDMEFDHYEKLTGKLADEVIEEGKKHMKTDEEE